A single window of Onychomys torridus chromosome 8, mOncTor1.1, whole genome shotgun sequence DNA harbors:
- the Cep295nl gene encoding protein DDC8 homolog, with product MSAKITEIERDIERTTELSPSSEEEALVLRQKPELMQVPDESEDVTLKQWKARQLQRLAEELKAEWREARLQQVRDMERLYLAHLLDEATGRAGGNNLTLNERNQRRSAKHIRAKGRNRAAFREEKGHREEHPRQHLKSRKKATCSERQGSSKARGQNPSEKGKGKRVPSSKSNGGCQPLGPRMGRGADLVKLNPLLVDTGETECAEEVQKEIPREGRRSMGRGTAHFAQSISHNLRVQCPQDQTPDLEKPLPLSSAFRQEATPLGASCKYSDKNQWHKEIESAFEELFNTNRKLKKHLNLHLEQRLKADQNPDEPQSCTETLGEHSESPREESTEKAERIAEESGSPLEMEAPETWSKTNLKQLLSEIEYPRYQQMARHLLKNESLTPDPEAGTLSEQDDSFSESPEPGRELPKSATGEDESLKPYLEKQVGSAASWMALRQKQKAELEERRQKTLLELTEHPNMSLEIHYKAELEEERRERRRMRLAILKSYPTRVQTPAPDRTTTDQSVSLDNSLLDEDKQNQMIRDLQQQILEQNKLHKQFLEKARKRLQEFQKTF from the coding sequence ATGTCtgcaaaaatcacagaaatagagagagacatagagCGAACCACCGAGCTGAGCCCCTCTTCTGAGGAGGAAGCCTTAGTTTTGAGGCAGAAGCCTGAACTGATGCAAGTCCCAGACGAGAGCGAGGACGTCACTCTGAAGCAGTGGAAGGCCCGGCAGCTGCAGCGCCTGGCTGAGGAGCTGAAGGCAGAGTGGCGGGAGGCCCGCCTGCAACAGGTCAGAGACATGGAACGCCTCTATTTAGCCCATCTGTTGGATGAAGCAACAGGACGGGCCGGGGGAAACAACCTCACCTTGAACGAACGCAACCAGAGAAGATCAGCAAAACACATCAGGGCTAAGGGGAGAAATAGAGCAGCCTTTAGAGAGGAGAAGGGCCACCGGGAAGAGCATCCCAGGCAACACCTCAAGTCCCGGAAAAAAGCAACATGCTCAGAGAGACAGGGTTCTTCCAAAGCCCGGGGCCAAAACCCCAGTGAGAAGGGTAAAGGGAAACGGGTACCTTCGAGTAAGAGCAATGGCGGCTGCCAGCCCTTGGGCCCTCGAATGGGCAGAGGGGCAGACCTGGTGAAGCTCAACCCACTCTTGGTTGACACTGGGGAAACTGAGTGTGCGGAGGAGGTACAGAAGGAAATTCCCCGGGAGGGGAGGAGGTCGATGGGAAGGGGGACTGCACACTTTGCTCAGAGCATAAGTCACAACTTGAGAGTCCAGTGTCCGCAGGACCAAACCCCTGACCTAGAAAAGCCCTTGCCCCTCAGCTCCGCCTTCAGACAGGAGGCCACGCCCCTGGGGGCATCATGCAAGTACAGCGATAAGAATCAGTGGCATAAAGAGATCGAGTCTGCCTTCGAAGAATTGTTTAACACAAATAGAAAGCTGAAGAAGCATCTGAATTTGCACCTGGAACAGAGGCTCAAGGCGGACCAGAATCCAGATGAGccacagagctgcacagagaCTCTGGGTGAGCACAGCGAAAGCCCAAGAGAGGAGAGtacagagaaggcagaaaggattGCTGAGGAGTCTGGGAGTCCTTTGGAGATGGAGGCCCCCGAAACGTGGTCCAAAACCAATTTGAAACAGTTGCTAAGTGAGATTGAGTACCCCAGGTACCAACAGATGGCAAGGCACCTTTTAAAGAATGAAAGCCTGACACCTGATCCTGAGGCAGGAACATTGAGTGAGCAAGATGACTCATTCTCAGAAAGCCCAGAGCCAGGACGGGAACTACCCAAGTCAGCCACAGGGGAGGACGAGAGCCTTAAGCCTTACCTGGAGAAACAGGTGGGCTCTGCAGCAAGCTGGATGGCTTTGAGGCAAAAGcaaaaggcagagctggaggagaGAAGGCAAAAGACATTGCTGGAGCTGACAGAGCACCCCAACATGAGCTTGGAAATCCATTACAAGGCCGAGCTAGAGGAGGAACGTAGGGAACGCAGAAGGATGCGCTTGGCCATCCTCAAGTCTTATCCTACCAGGGTCCAGACCCCAGCCCCTGACCGAACAACCACTGACCAAAGCGTTTCCCTGGACAACAGCCTTCTGGATGAGGACAAACAGAACCAGATGATCCGTGACCTTCAGCAGCAGATTTTAGAGCAAAACAAGTTACACAAGCAGTTTTTGGAAAAAGCCAGGAAACGCTTGCAAGAgtttcaaaaaacattttaa